The DNA sequence CGTAAGAAGACTCTGCCCATAATCTATGCCATGGAAAAAGACCCCCGTTTATTATCCCTAATGGCTCAGGTGAAGTGGGGTGAAGGGGAAGTTGCCGAAGCTTTAGAGATCATCAATCGATCGGGAGCTAAGGAGTTTGCCCAGGCTCAGGCTTTTAGCTTTTATGAAAAGGCCCTGGAAGAGCTGGCAGGTTTGGGGCAGGATTCTGAGGCGATGCAAGCTCTCAGAGACCTCGCTTCCTTCATGGTGGGGAGGGAATATTAGCGAGGCTTTGTTTACTAATAGCCGGGCGCTGACCAGGTGCCCAGCGCAGGTGGGAGGAAGGAGCGTGGCTTTACTTAAGGGTGGGGAAAAGCGGAAACGAAACTAAAGGATGTTACAGGCTGAGCTTTTCTTTCAGGACAAGAAAGCAAAACACGGGCAGGGCCAGCTGCCTTTTCCATCTCCAGGGCTGAACAATGAGCCTAAAAAGCCATTCAAATCCTGCCCGGCGTATTACCTTGGGAGCTCTGGGGACCACACCGGCTATAAAGTCAAAGGCTCCTCCGACCCCCATGGCAAAAGGGACGTTGAGAAATGGGAGGTTGCGTGCGAGCCATTTTTCCTGAGCCGGGGAGCCGTAAGCCACGAAGAGGGCATCGGGCGAGGCTTTTTTGATTAGTTCTAAAATAATCTCTTCCTCTGAAGGGGAAGGGGAACCTGGATAAACTCCTGCAACTTTAAATCCTGGGTATTTTTCGGCCAGAACTGATGCCGCTTTTTGAGCTACTCCCGGGCTTGCTCCCAGGAAAAAGGGCCTGTAACCCTTTTTAGAAGCCATAGCGGCGAACCTTTCCACTGTATCAACTCCTGTTACCCTTTCTTTTAGAGGAGTGCCCAGGACGCGGGAGGCCAGAATGATTCCTACTCCATCGGGTAATACCAGAGAGGCCGAAAGGATAATCTTTCGGAATTCCTGATCTCGGGAGGCCAGAACTGCCATTTCCGGGTTCAGAGTAACAACCAGACGGGGAGGAAAGCCCTCGAGGATGAAACCTTCCAGGGCCGTGAGGGCTTCTTCGGAAGTCAAATTATCCACGGGAAGGCCGGTTATATAAATCCTGTCTCTTTTCATTGGGAAACAAAAAATGGGCGGGGCAGGATTTGAACCTGCGAAGGCTGAGCCAGCGGATTTACAGTCCGCCCCCTTTGGCCACTCGGGAACCCGCCCATGAATCTATTTTTATTATACCGATGTGCACCCTTATTGTCAAACGCAGCTTGCCGGCGGGATAGAAGAAGACCAGACTTTGCCTCAACAAATGGCCCATTGCTTCTGAGCTGGCATAATATGGTGAAAAGGCGTATAATAGACTGTAGATTTATGGCCAGAGGGACGGGAAATGCGTTGTAGAAAATGCGGAGCGAAGATACCAAGGGGGGCTTCAGTATGCCCCATGTGCGGTTACTCCCGTGCCCCGCAGGTTGAATACGTCCGATGCCCTTCCTGCCAGCAGTTTGTGAGCGGCGCTCTCCAATTGTGCCCCCACTGCGGAGCTGAAGTCTGGAAGCCAGGAACCCGCTGGGGGATGATAGCCTTCAGCCTCTTAGCCGGATTTGTTTTAGGCCTTATCCTCTACGCTATCATTCCCCCCATTGTAGCCCATCGTATACGAAGCGATTTCCAGACCATTGCCCTTCAGCTTGTCCCACCAACTTTCACCCCTACCCCTTCGCCAACTTTCACCCCGACTCCCACCCCCGCCCCACCTCCAACCTCAACCCCGACGCCAACTTCAACTCCCACTTTAACCCCAAGTCCAACCCCAACTCAGACCCCCACGCCAGCACCCGGAGTGACACCAACGCCAACTTTCACCCCAATGCCCACTCCAACCCCCACAATTCCCTTCGCTTATCAAGCTCCAGAGCCTATTTTCCCATCTAATGGGGAATGGTTCCATGGCGGGAGCACCATCATAGACCTTAAATGGAAGCCTCCTGCGGAATTGCCTCCCAGGCACGTATACAGGCTCATAATACGATACCGCCAGGGTGGAAACCTTGTGGAAATTCCGATCCTCACAGAAAGGCCCAGTTACATAGTCCCTCAGAGCCTGCACGGCGCTGCTGATCAGCCAGACCGAACCTATGAGTGGCAGGTTCAGGTAATATATCTGACGGACCAGGGGAATATAATCCCTCTGAGTCCTTTCAGTGAGCCCAGAACTTTTCACTGGGATTGAGGAGGTAACCATTGGACAGAATACCAATCCAATGGAACAGGCTTTGGGATGCCTTCAGAAACATCGCCATTGTTTTCTCTTTCTTTTTCAACCTTATGACCTTGTGCGTTATCATCGTGCTCCTGGATTTACTGGTCTGGCAAAGTCCACAGATCCACCAGCAGGTAATTCGCCCGAAATTTCAGGAAGTTCAAAGAGACCTTGATGACTTGCTGAGCGCCCCTATAAACCTAACAGTCTCCATAAGCGAGACGATACCCGTAGAATTCACCCTACCCGTTCACACCCGCACGACAGTCACTACTCTGGGGCCTGTCCCCGTCAGTACCAGCGCAAATTTTGTTCTTCCAGGCGGAGGAGGATCCATAAGAGGTTCTGTGAGCCTGGTCTTGCCACCCGGGATGCGGCTGCCAGTGGAGCTTTACATAGAAGTTCCCGTAAGCCAGACGATTTCCATCCAAATGGAAGTTCCTGTTTCTGTCGAGCTTAAAGATACAGAACTTGGAGCCGTAATCCAGAGGATAACAGAGAACCTGAAGCCGTTCATCAGCCTTCTAATCCGATGAATTGGAGGAAAATAGCCAGAGCCAGAGCTGTTCTCAGGCGAGAAACAGGCTTTATCGTCAAGGATTGGGGAGGTAGAATATCCATCGCCCTCGTCTATCCCAATACCTACTATGTTGGCATGTCCAGCCTCGG is a window from the Anaerolineae bacterium genome containing:
- a CDS encoding zinc ribbon domain-containing protein, whose translation is MRCRKCGAKIPRGASVCPMCGYSRAPQVEYVRCPSCQQFVSGALQLCPHCGAEVWKPGTRWGMIAFSLLAGFVLGLILYAIIPPIVAHRIRSDFQTIALQLVPPTFTPTPSPTFTPTPTPAPPPTSTPTPTSTPTLTPSPTPTQTPTPAPGVTPTPTFTPMPTPTPTIPFAYQAPEPIFPSNGEWFHGGSTIIDLKWKPPAELPPRHVYRLIIRYRQGGNLVEIPILTERPSYIVPQSLHGAADQPDRTYEWQVQVIYLTDQGNIIPLSPFSEPRTFHWD
- a CDS encoding WecB/TagA/CpsF family glycosyltransferase, whose translation is MKRDRIYITGLPVDNLTSEEALTALEGFILEGFPPRLVVTLNPEMAVLASRDQEFRKIILSASLVLPDGVGIILASRVLGTPLKERVTGVDTVERFAAMASKKGYRPFFLGASPGVAQKAASVLAEKYPGFKVAGVYPGSPSPSEEEIILELIKKASPDALFVAYGSPAQEKWLARNLPFLNVPFAMGVGGAFDFIAGVVPRAPKVIRRAGFEWLFRLIVQPWRWKRQLALPVFCFLVLKEKLSL